A stretch of Aureispira sp. CCB-E DNA encodes these proteins:
- a CDS encoding heme-binding domain-containing protein — translation MNKKKILIGIGLLLIAMQFFQIDKSPIMIDNRVTFATNEKPPQDVLAQLKSSCYDCHSNETKYPWYTYVAPVSFWIRGHIKNARKALNFSTWTIMSKEDRRHALRECAEEIEEGHMPPKGYYRMHGDAYLDDAKKVLLQDWFEQQSLQ, via the coding sequence ATGAATAAAAAAAAGATTTTGATTGGAATAGGGTTATTATTGATTGCGATGCAATTTTTTCAAATTGATAAAAGCCCCATTATGATTGATAATAGAGTGACATTTGCAACGAATGAAAAACCTCCTCAAGATGTTTTGGCACAACTAAAATCCTCTTGTTACGATTGTCATTCAAATGAAACAAAATATCCTTGGTATACGTACGTAGCTCCTGTATCATTTTGGATAAGAGGTCATATTAAAAATGCAAGAAAAGCGTTGAACTTCTCTACGTGGACTATAATGAGCAAAGAAGATCGCCGACACGCTTTGAGAGAATGTGCCGAAGAAATAGAAGAAGGACACATGCCGCCTAAAGGGTATTATAGAATGCATGGCGATGCTTATCTGGATGATGCTAAAAAAGTATTATTACAGGACTGGTTTGAGCAACAGAGCCTCCAATAA
- the xerD gene encoding site-specific tyrosine recombinase XerD: METPYIKSFKAFLALEKGLSPASITAYLQDLKKLTEFIEIHALNKGLSQLELNDLQNFITYLNELGLSVNSQARIISSLKAFFRYLILEDVLLEDPALLLSAPKLARSLPSVLTHQEIELLIAAIDHSKKEGSRNRAILEVLYACGLRVSELTNLKLSNMYLHIGFIKVIGKGNKERMVPIGDQAIKHLEFYLLDRNQMTNIKPESEDIVFLNRRGGQLTRNMIFIIIKDLAKKAGIDKKVSPHTFRHTFATHLIEGGANLRIVQDLLGHKSIVTTEIYTHLDMGYLKETIQLFHPRHRINE, encoded by the coding sequence ATGGAAACACCCTATATAAAATCTTTCAAAGCATTTTTGGCATTAGAAAAAGGGCTTTCTCCTGCCTCCATCACTGCCTATCTGCAAGACTTAAAAAAGTTGACAGAGTTTATAGAAATTCATGCGTTAAATAAGGGATTATCTCAATTAGAACTCAATGATTTACAAAATTTCATTACTTATTTAAATGAATTGGGTTTAAGTGTTAATTCTCAAGCTCGAATTATATCTAGCCTAAAAGCTTTTTTTCGTTATTTGATTTTAGAAGATGTTTTGTTGGAAGATCCTGCTTTGTTGCTTAGTGCTCCCAAACTAGCTCGTTCGCTCCCTTCTGTATTGACACATCAAGAAATAGAGTTACTAATTGCAGCAATAGACCATTCTAAAAAAGAAGGTTCTAGAAATCGAGCTATTTTAGAAGTTTTGTATGCTTGTGGTTTGCGTGTTAGCGAATTAACCAATCTCAAACTATCCAATATGTATTTGCATATTGGTTTTATCAAAGTAATAGGGAAAGGCAACAAAGAACGAATGGTTCCGATTGGAGATCAAGCTATTAAGCATTTAGAGTTCTATCTATTAGATCGAAATCAAATGACCAATATCAAACCAGAAAGTGAAGACATCGTCTTTCTTAATCGGCGAGGTGGGCAACTTACCCGAAACATGATTTTCATTATCATAAAAGACTTAGCAAAAAAAGCAGGCATTGATAAAAAAGTTTCTCCACATACTTTTCGACATACTTTTGCCACTCATTTAATTGAAGGAGGCGCTAACCTAAGAATCGTACAAGACTTGCTAGGGCATAAATCCATCGTTACAACAGAAATTTACACCCATTTAGACATGGGGTACCTCAAAGAAACAATCCAACTTTTTCACCCTAGACATAGAATAAACGAGTAA
- the hppD gene encoding 4-hydroxyphenylpyruvate dioxygenase has product MANDLKNLENVNYGIEKIFEEAEDFLPLLGTDYVELYVGNAKQSAHFYKTAFGFQSLAYCGLETGVKDRTSYVLVQDKIRLVLTTPMDADGPIAEHIKKHGDGVKVVALWVDDATKAFEETTKRGGKPFMEPTVEKDEHGEIVRSGIHTYGDTVHIFVERKNYNGIFMPGFKEWKSNYNPAPVGLKYIDHMVGNVGWGEMNTWVDYYANVMGFANLISFDDKDISTEYTALMSKVMTNGNGRVKFPINEPAEGKKKSQIEEYLDFYQGAGIQHIAVATDDILATVKEMTARGIEFLYVPGTYYDTVLDRVGEIDEEILKLKELGILVDRDDEGYLLQIFTKPVVDRPTMFFEIIQRKGAQSFGKGNFKALFESIEAEQARRGTL; this is encoded by the coding sequence ATGGCAAACGATTTAAAAAATTTAGAGAATGTAAATTATGGCATCGAAAAAATCTTTGAAGAAGCAGAGGATTTCTTGCCATTGTTAGGAACGGATTATGTAGAGCTGTATGTGGGCAATGCCAAGCAATCAGCACACTTTTATAAAACAGCTTTTGGCTTTCAGTCTTTGGCATATTGTGGTTTAGAAACAGGGGTGAAAGATCGTACCTCTTATGTATTGGTTCAAGATAAAATACGATTGGTTTTAACAACACCAATGGATGCTGATGGACCTATTGCAGAGCATATTAAGAAACATGGAGATGGAGTTAAGGTGGTTGCTCTTTGGGTAGACGATGCTACGAAGGCATTTGAGGAAACGACAAAGCGTGGCGGAAAGCCATTTATGGAGCCAACGGTTGAGAAAGACGAACATGGAGAAATTGTTCGTTCTGGAATTCATACTTATGGAGATACAGTACATATTTTTGTAGAGCGCAAGAATTATAATGGTATTTTTATGCCAGGCTTCAAAGAATGGAAATCAAATTACAACCCTGCACCAGTTGGTTTGAAGTATATCGACCATATGGTTGGTAATGTAGGTTGGGGAGAAATGAATACGTGGGTAGATTACTATGCTAATGTTATGGGCTTTGCCAATTTAATTAGTTTCGATGACAAGGATATCTCCACAGAATATACTGCTTTGATGTCAAAAGTGATGACCAATGGCAATGGTCGAGTAAAATTCCCTATTAACGAACCAGCAGAAGGAAAGAAAAAATCTCAAATTGAGGAATATTTAGACTTCTATCAAGGAGCAGGGATTCAGCACATTGCAGTCGCAACCGATGACATTCTAGCAACCGTAAAAGAAATGACTGCTCGTGGAATCGAATTTCTATATGTACCAGGAACGTATTATGATACGGTATTAGATCGTGTTGGCGAAATTGACGAAGAAATACTGAAGTTAAAAGAATTGGGTATTTTGGTTGATAGAGATGATGAAGGATACTTGTTACAAATCTTTACAAAACCTGTAGTAGATCGTCCAACGATGTTTTTTGAGATTATTCAACGCAAAGGTGCACAGTCTTTTGGAAAAGGAAATTTCAAAGCATTGTTTGAATCAATTGAAGCAGAGCAAGCTCGCAGAGGGACATTATAG
- a CDS encoding homogentisate 1,2-dioxygenase, with protein MAFYQKLGKIPQKRHTQFRKEDGSLYAEELVSTEGFDANYSLIYHVHPPTLVKEVGEPYSVEPKIAIKKNLKSLSLKTFAVKPEADYLKSRVVLMVNNDLQIGVAAPKGAPMDYYYKNADADEMLFVHEGEGTVHTIYGDLDFEYGDYIVLPRGTIYQIEFKTEKNRLFVLESFSPIRFPKRYQNNQGQLMEHAPFCERDIRTPQNLKTHDEHGDFKVLIKKQGMIFPYTYATHPFDAVGWDGYHYPYIFSIHDFEPITGRVHQPPPVHQTFAGAGFVVCSFCPRKYDYHPKAIPAPYNHSNIDSDEVLYYVDGDFMSRNNIERGQITLHPGGIPHGPHPGAAERSIGVEDTEELAVMVDPFRPFQITEAALEIQDPNYYLSWLEH; from the coding sequence ATGGCTTTTTATCAAAAACTAGGAAAAATTCCACAAAAGCGACACACACAATTTCGCAAGGAAGATGGTAGTTTGTATGCAGAAGAGTTGGTGAGTACAGAAGGCTTTGATGCCAACTACTCGCTTATCTATCACGTACATCCTCCTACATTGGTCAAAGAAGTTGGAGAACCTTATTCTGTGGAGCCTAAAATTGCAATTAAAAAGAATTTAAAGTCTTTGTCTTTAAAAACATTTGCTGTCAAACCAGAAGCAGATTATCTCAAAAGTCGTGTGGTTCTGATGGTAAACAATGATTTGCAAATTGGTGTTGCCGCTCCCAAAGGAGCTCCAATGGATTATTACTACAAAAATGCAGATGCAGATGAAATGCTTTTTGTCCATGAAGGGGAAGGAACCGTGCATACGATTTACGGAGATTTAGATTTTGAATATGGAGATTACATTGTCTTACCTAGAGGAACCATCTATCAAATTGAATTTAAGACAGAGAAAAATCGTTTGTTTGTTTTAGAATCATTTAGCCCTATTCGCTTTCCAAAGCGTTATCAAAACAATCAAGGACAACTAATGGAGCATGCTCCTTTTTGTGAGCGAGACATTCGTACCCCACAAAATTTAAAAACGCACGATGAGCATGGTGATTTTAAGGTGTTGATTAAGAAACAAGGAATGATTTTTCCTTATACCTATGCAACACATCCGTTTGATGCTGTAGGTTGGGATGGATACCATTATCCTTACATTTTTTCTATTCATGACTTTGAGCCAATTACAGGGCGAGTACACCAACCGCCACCAGTGCACCAAACTTTTGCAGGTGCGGGATTTGTAGTGTGTTCTTTCTGCCCCAGAAAATACGATTACCATCCTAAGGCGATTCCTGCACCATACAACCATAGCAACATTGATTCAGATGAAGTGTTGTATTATGTAGATGGTGATTTTATGAGTCGTAATAATATTGAAAGAGGTCAGATTACACTACATCCAGGAGGCATTCCTCATGGACCACATCCTGGCGCTGCGGAACGGAGTATCGGTGTAGAAGATACAGAAGAATTAGCTGTAATGGTTGATCCTTTCCGACCATTCCAAATTACAGAAGCAGCTTTGGAAATTCAAGATCCTAATTATTATTTATCTTGGTTAGAACACTAA
- the smc gene encoding chromosome segregation protein SMC: protein MRLKSLDIKGFKSFADRTVINFGEDVIGIVGSNGCGKSNIVDSIRWVLGEQKTSQLRSESMTSVIFNGTKSRKASGLAEVTLTFINDKGILPLEYQEVSIKRILYKDGSSEYQLNGVKCRLKDISNLLVDTGMGSDSYAIIALGMVDDLLQDKDNSRLKLFEQAAGISKYKTRKKETFSKLKATEADLSRVEDLLFEIQKNLKSLERQAKRAKRYFELKDEYRRLSLELSYFKISECKTAYKTLDKQIDEERENKKALDQEVIQLEKRVEREKNGNVEKEKALADAQKQLNSLVGKIKGKENDKKILTQKSLFLQQNNEKLDERIASNRKRIAETEQNIELQSEQLDEQYKLGKELSSQLAEAKEILEKIRNKHGNVKKELEAFLVEQKTLNNALFEQEKKAAVLQNQEESASKSIERLERVLEQRTSEVAGITAQASQLATAQQEQETTLEGLRAAEALRKKQLEENEQKLEVAKESLSGKNRNLDSKRNEYKLLKSLVENMDGFSESIKFLSKNRSWSDNAPLLSDVFYCQPEYRAAVENYLEAYLSYYVVQNFTEALQAIELLDQHQKGKANFFLMEQFPTTHTKEKITNKGTWALEVLEYDAKYQALAEHLLGDVYIVDEKVGVEELNGQTIWLTKDGKYTQRGYSVRGGSVGAFEGKKIGRKKNLELLETQIETLTEAAQVLENEVKDLRLVQQNLRQNNQQVEIQKLEKQLNDTVRQAITIKSKLESFEQFKKETEEQKESYLEQIKTYQVAQEGVRGELAKVQKQLVQLRETVSEKDASVQNIAEDMAEASSNYNKKHIEQVRHQNGMASIEKELDFSHRQYKELKDQRKRDEEVLNESGGDLTSTQKEIEAANIQLEEWYEVKKTYQEQVGQAEKAYFEARGNIVETEKKLRDKQRQQTQLLELIGKLDNKFNEVKLKLTSIAERLNVEFEVKINDLVNEAPNPEFEEAVLESNVEQLRQRLTNYGPINPMAIEAYDEIQERNKLIIEQRDDLLKSKENLLATIAEIESKATERFMVAFNQARTYFVEVFRSLFHKDDTCDLKLMSPETPLESKIEIVAKPKGKRPLSINQLSGGEKTLTATALLFSLYLLKPAPFCIFDEVDAPLDDANIAKFNNIIKDFSKNSQFVIVTHNKKTMEAVDIMYGVTMVKGISRVVPVDFREMETVT, encoded by the coding sequence ATGCGTTTAAAAAGTTTAGATATAAAAGGCTTCAAGAGTTTTGCTGATCGTACGGTAATTAATTTTGGAGAAGATGTTATTGGAATCGTAGGTTCTAATGGTTGTGGGAAGTCAAATATTGTAGATTCCATTCGTTGGGTGTTGGGAGAGCAAAAAACAAGTCAGTTGCGCTCGGAAAGCATGACTAGTGTTATCTTTAATGGAACCAAAAGTCGTAAAGCATCTGGCTTGGCAGAGGTAACTTTGACGTTTATTAATGATAAAGGTATTTTGCCTTTGGAATACCAAGAAGTTTCTATCAAGAGAATTTTGTACAAAGATGGGTCTAGTGAGTACCAATTGAATGGTGTGAAATGTCGTTTAAAAGATATTTCTAACTTGTTGGTAGATACGGGTATGGGATCTGATTCTTATGCGATTATTGCGCTGGGGATGGTGGATGATTTGTTGCAAGACAAAGATAATTCGCGTCTTAAATTGTTTGAACAGGCGGCAGGTATTTCTAAATACAAAACAAGAAAAAAGGAAACGTTTAGCAAATTAAAAGCCACAGAAGCTGACTTGTCTAGGGTGGAGGATTTGTTGTTTGAAATTCAAAAAAACTTAAAGAGCTTGGAACGTCAAGCGAAACGAGCCAAACGCTATTTTGAGCTAAAGGACGAATATCGTCGGCTAAGCTTGGAATTGAGTTATTTTAAAATATCAGAGTGTAAGACAGCTTATAAAACACTGGACAAACAAATTGATGAGGAGCGAGAAAATAAAAAGGCTCTAGATCAGGAAGTAATTCAATTGGAGAAACGAGTAGAGCGAGAAAAAAATGGCAATGTGGAAAAAGAAAAGGCATTGGCAGATGCTCAAAAGCAATTGAATAGTTTAGTAGGAAAAATCAAAGGGAAAGAAAATGATAAAAAGATTCTGACCCAAAAATCGTTGTTCTTACAACAAAATAATGAAAAATTAGATGAACGTATAGCCTCGAATAGAAAGAGAATTGCTGAGACAGAACAAAATATAGAGCTGCAAAGCGAACAACTAGATGAGCAATATAAATTAGGAAAGGAGTTGAGTAGCCAATTGGCAGAAGCTAAGGAAATTCTAGAAAAAATTCGCAACAAACATGGCAATGTCAAGAAAGAATTAGAAGCATTTTTGGTAGAGCAAAAAACATTAAATAATGCGCTTTTTGAACAGGAAAAAAAGGCAGCTGTTTTGCAAAATCAAGAAGAATCTGCTTCTAAAAGTATTGAACGCTTAGAACGAGTTTTGGAGCAAAGAACTTCTGAAGTAGCGGGCATTACGGCTCAAGCTAGTCAACTTGCCACTGCCCAACAAGAGCAAGAGACTACTTTGGAAGGGTTAAGGGCAGCAGAGGCACTACGAAAAAAGCAATTGGAGGAAAACGAACAGAAACTGGAAGTTGCAAAAGAGAGTTTGAGTGGCAAGAATCGCAATTTGGATTCAAAACGAAACGAATATAAATTGCTTAAAAGCTTGGTAGAGAATATGGATGGGTTTTCAGAATCTATCAAATTTTTAAGCAAAAATCGTTCTTGGTCAGACAATGCGCCTTTACTATCAGATGTATTTTATTGTCAACCAGAGTACAGAGCCGCTGTTGAGAATTACTTAGAAGCTTATTTGAGTTATTATGTTGTTCAAAATTTTACGGAAGCGTTGCAAGCAATTGAGCTGCTAGATCAACATCAAAAAGGGAAAGCGAATTTCTTTTTGATGGAGCAGTTTCCTACCACACACACAAAAGAGAAGATTACAAACAAAGGAACTTGGGCTTTAGAGGTATTGGAGTATGATGCTAAATATCAAGCTCTAGCGGAGCACTTGCTAGGGGATGTGTATATTGTTGATGAAAAGGTCGGAGTTGAAGAATTAAATGGGCAAACAATTTGGTTGACTAAGGATGGGAAATACACACAACGTGGATACTCTGTTCGAGGAGGTTCTGTTGGTGCTTTTGAGGGTAAAAAGATAGGCCGAAAGAAAAATTTAGAATTGCTAGAAACTCAAATTGAAACGCTTACAGAGGCAGCTCAAGTTTTGGAAAATGAGGTAAAAGATTTGAGATTGGTGCAACAGAATCTGCGTCAGAACAATCAGCAAGTAGAGATTCAGAAGTTAGAAAAACAACTAAATGATACTGTCCGACAGGCTATTACGATAAAAAGTAAATTAGAGAGTTTTGAACAATTTAAGAAAGAAACAGAGGAACAGAAGGAAAGCTATTTGGAGCAAATTAAAACATACCAAGTAGCTCAAGAAGGCGTTCGGGGAGAACTAGCTAAAGTGCAAAAGCAATTGGTGCAACTAAGAGAAACGGTTTCTGAAAAGGATGCTTCTGTACAAAATATTGCGGAAGACATGGCAGAGGCTTCTTCCAATTATAATAAAAAGCATATTGAACAGGTTCGTCATCAAAATGGTATGGCTTCAATCGAAAAAGAATTGGACTTTAGCCATCGTCAATACAAAGAATTAAAAGATCAACGCAAACGAGATGAAGAAGTATTGAACGAATCAGGTGGAGACTTAACGTCTACTCAAAAAGAAATTGAAGCAGCTAATATACAGTTGGAAGAGTGGTATGAGGTAAAAAAAACGTATCAAGAACAGGTAGGTCAAGCAGAAAAAGCGTACTTTGAAGCAAGGGGAAATATTGTAGAAACTGAAAAAAAACTGCGAGACAAACAGCGTCAACAAACACAATTATTAGAGTTAATTGGTAAGTTGGATAATAAATTTAATGAGGTAAAACTAAAATTGACCTCTATTGCAGAACGCTTGAATGTCGAGTTTGAGGTGAAGATCAATGATCTAGTAAACGAAGCTCCTAACCCTGAATTTGAGGAAGCTGTTTTAGAATCGAACGTAGAACAATTGAGACAGCGTTTGACGAATTATGGTCCAATCAATCCTATGGCCATTGAGGCGTATGATGAAATTCAAGAGCGCAATAAATTGATCATTGAGCAAAGAGATGATTTGTTGAAATCCAAAGAAAATTTATTGGCGACGATTGCCGAGATTGAATCGAAGGCAACCGAACGTTTTATGGTTGCTTTTAATCAAGCTAGAACTTACTTTGTGGAAGTATTCCGTAGTCTATTTCATAAAGATGATACGTGCGACTTGAAGTTGATGAGTCCCGAAACGCCACTGGAGTCTAAAATCGAAATTGTTGCCAAACCCAAAGGCAAACGTCCTTTGTCTATCAACCAACTCTCAGGAGGTGAAAAAACCTTAACAGCAACGGCTTTGTTGTTCTCTTTGTATCTTTTAAAACCTGCGCCATTCTGTATTTTTGATGAGGTAGATGCGCCATTGGACGATGCGAATATTGCGAAGTTTAATAATATCATTAAGGATTTTTCTAAAAATTCTCAGTTTGTCATTGTGACCCACAATAAGAAAACAATGGAAGCGGTGGATATTATGTATGGAGTAACGATGGTAAAAGGAATTTCAAGGGTTGTGCCTGTTGACTTCCGTGAGATGGAAACAGTTACCTAA
- a CDS encoding aspartate kinase, protein MRVFKFGGASIKDAESIRNVASIVRRFPNDQLAIVISASGKTTNAMELVLKAYWEWDIKQMEACLNKVKEHHKALLEGLFDNTDHPVYSEIHDIFIDLQWILEEEPQDEFDYLYDQIVSVGELLSTTIVSAYFNEVNLKTTWLDVRDCIQTDNTYRDANINWEETERAIQATVPALLKKGLVITQGFLGGTTENFTTTLGREGSDFTAAIFSYCLNAQDMSIWKDVPGVLTADPRLFDDTTLIEQLSYSEAIEMTYYGAQVIHPKTIRPLQNKKIPLYVKSFVHPEGKGTVIGAFDLVQYPPMIVVKKEQALLRIISKDFFFVDETKFAKLFEALAKHRIKVNMTQNTALAFSVCVNDDPEKIKALVADLEMDYEIEKTENLKLVTIRHTSEALLGRIVGTREIYLEEKIGTNIQLVMNKAEIL, encoded by the coding sequence ATGCGAGTATTTAAATTTGGAGGAGCATCTATCAAAGATGCTGAATCAATTCGAAATGTAGCCAGTATTGTGCGTCGTTTTCCTAACGACCAGTTAGCTATTGTTATCTCAGCTTCAGGCAAGACCACCAATGCAATGGAATTGGTTTTGAAGGCTTATTGGGAGTGGGATATAAAACAGATGGAAGCGTGTTTAAATAAGGTAAAGGAGCATCACAAAGCCTTGCTTGAAGGTTTGTTTGATAATACAGATCATCCTGTTTATAGTGAGATACATGATATTTTTATTGACTTGCAATGGATACTAGAGGAAGAGCCACAGGATGAGTTTGATTATCTGTATGATCAGATTGTAAGCGTAGGGGAGTTGCTATCAACAACCATTGTTAGTGCTTATTTTAATGAAGTAAATCTAAAAACAACTTGGTTGGATGTTAGAGATTGTATTCAGACAGACAATACTTATAGAGATGCCAATATAAATTGGGAAGAAACAGAGCGAGCCATTCAAGCAACGGTGCCAGCTTTATTAAAAAAAGGCTTGGTTATAACGCAAGGTTTTTTGGGAGGAACGACAGAGAATTTTACAACTACTTTAGGACGAGAAGGTTCTGATTTTACAGCAGCTATTTTTTCTTATTGTTTGAATGCGCAAGATATGTCAATTTGGAAAGATGTACCAGGTGTGTTGACAGCAGATCCTCGGTTATTTGATGATACGACATTAATCGAACAACTTTCTTATTCAGAGGCGATTGAGATGACCTATTATGGAGCACAAGTTATTCATCCTAAAACTATTCGTCCTTTACAGAATAAAAAAATTCCTTTGTATGTCAAGTCTTTTGTGCATCCCGAAGGAAAAGGTACGGTAATAGGGGCTTTTGATTTGGTTCAATACCCTCCAATGATTGTTGTTAAGAAGGAACAGGCTTTGCTAAGAATAATTTCTAAAGATTTTTTCTTTGTTGATGAAACCAAATTTGCAAAACTCTTTGAAGCATTGGCAAAACATCGCATTAAAGTAAATATGACCCAAAATACAGCATTAGCTTTTTCTGTTTGTGTGAATGATGACCCTGAAAAAATAAAGGCATTAGTAGCTGATTTGGAAATGGACTATGAAATTGAAAAAACAGAAAATTTAAAATTAGTAACCATTCGCCACACCTCAGAGGCTCTTTTGGGACGAATTGTAGGAACACGTGAAATTTATCTAGAAGAAAAGATAGGGACTAATATACAGTTGGTTATGAATAAAGCAGAAATTCTTTAG
- a CDS encoding OmpA family protein — MYKISIILLSIILVVISNTCAAQETQVIYLENPSFEDQPRPGRTPDGWADCGHSQESPPDVQPYGGFNVTRPAQDGRTYIGLVSRDNKTWEAVAQRLTDPLKQGSCYKFSLHACKSPIYMSPTRKNQSQPINFNKGLVLRIWGGNSYCDRAELLDELKDPIDHVDWRSYDFEFNPKDGDYNYICIEAYYKTPTFSWYNGNVLIDNASEIFSCEIPTDPIAINEPIDNTPPKNNPKPQDKTTTPKEDPLDKNRKPNVSAENIKTIDKGNFEPDNINSKDIKVGHKFRLEKLYFPADSSSITNNGEKVLIELYRFLKDNPNLALEIGGHTNGLPPDDYCDRLSTQRAKNVVNYLKREGISLDRMSYKGYGKRQPIGDNKTKAGQRQNQRVEIIITDISVRTNNK, encoded by the coding sequence ATGTATAAAATATCAATCATACTACTTTCAATCATACTTGTTGTTATCTCTAATACTTGTGCAGCACAAGAAACCCAAGTTATTTATTTAGAAAACCCATCGTTTGAAGATCAGCCTCGTCCTGGTCGTACTCCTGATGGATGGGCAGATTGTGGTCACAGCCAAGAATCTCCTCCAGATGTTCAGCCTTATGGTGGATTTAATGTAACACGTCCTGCCCAAGACGGTAGAACTTATATTGGCTTGGTTAGTCGAGATAACAAAACATGGGAAGCCGTGGCGCAACGATTGACAGATCCACTAAAGCAAGGCTCTTGTTATAAATTTAGTTTGCATGCTTGCAAATCACCAATTTATATGAGTCCGACACGTAAAAACCAAAGTCAACCTATTAATTTTAACAAAGGCTTAGTTTTGAGAATTTGGGGAGGAAACAGCTACTGTGATCGGGCAGAATTGTTAGATGAATTAAAAGATCCTATTGATCATGTTGATTGGAGAAGTTATGACTTTGAATTTAATCCTAAAGATGGTGATTATAACTATATTTGTATCGAAGCATACTACAAAACACCTACTTTTTCTTGGTATAATGGCAATGTATTGATTGATAACGCTTCTGAAATTTTTTCTTGTGAAATTCCAACAGATCCTATTGCTATCAACGAACCAATAGATAATACACCTCCCAAAAACAATCCTAAACCACAAGATAAAACAACCACTCCCAAAGAAGATCCTTTGGATAAAAATAGGAAACCAAATGTTTCGGCAGAGAACATCAAAACAATAGATAAAGGAAATTTTGAACCCGATAACATTAATAGCAAAGACATAAAGGTAGGACACAAATTCCGCCTAGAAAAACTTTATTTCCCTGCAGACTCTTCTTCAATTACCAATAACGGAGAAAAAGTGCTTATAGAACTCTATCGATTCTTAAAAGACAACCCCAATTTAGCATTAGAAATAGGCGGTCATACAAATGGTTTGCCTCCTGATGACTACTGCGATCGTTTATCGACACAACGTGCTAAAAATGTAGTCAATTATCTGAAAAGAGAAGGGATTAGCTTGGATCGAATGAGTTATAAAGGCTACGGTAAACGACAACCAATTGGCGACAACAAAACCAAAGCTGGGCAAAGGCAAAACCAACGAGTAGAAATCATTATTACAGATATTTCGGTGCGAACCAATAACAAGTGA
- a CDS encoding DUF4159 domain-containing protein, protein MIAIGVSFSFKPMEEAPALKFGLLKYNGGGDWYSNPTALPNLAKFCNEKLHTNIDPNYETVEVGSAEIFNYAFMHMTGHGNVVFSDADAENLRLYLQSGGFLHIDDNYGMDPFVRIAMKQVFPELDWVELPFTHEIYHKTFEFKTGIPKIHKHDGKPAQGFALIWEGRVVCYYSYETDLGDGWEDQEVHNDTEEMRTKALQMGANIVQFAFEQ, encoded by the coding sequence ATGATCGCCATAGGTGTTTCTTTTTCATTTAAACCGATGGAGGAAGCTCCTGCACTAAAGTTTGGTTTATTAAAATACAACGGAGGAGGGGACTGGTATTCCAATCCAACCGCTTTGCCTAACTTAGCGAAATTTTGCAATGAAAAATTGCACACGAATATTGATCCTAATTATGAAACTGTTGAAGTGGGAAGTGCAGAGATTTTTAACTATGCTTTTATGCACATGACTGGGCATGGAAACGTCGTTTTTTCGGATGCTGATGCAGAAAATTTGAGATTGTACTTACAGTCTGGGGGCTTTTTGCATATTGATGATAATTATGGTATGGATCCTTTTGTTCGTATCGCAATGAAACAAGTCTTTCCTGAATTGGATTGGGTAGAGCTACCTTTTACGCACGAAATTTATCACAAGACGTTTGAATTTAAAACGGGAATACCTAAAATTCATAAACATGATGGCAAACCCGCACAAGGATTTGCTTTGATATGGGAAGGTAGAGTGGTTTGTTATTATAGTTATGAAACAGATTTAGGTGATGGATGGGAAGATCAAGAAGTGCACAACGATACCGAAGAAATGCGTACCAAAGCACTTCAAATGGGGGCTAATATTGTCCAATTTGCTTTTGAGCAATAA